A portion of the Streptomyces erythrochromogenes genome contains these proteins:
- a CDS encoding GNAT family N-acetyltransferase: MTELQRLRAEHAPALLAFECANRAYFAQSVPDRGDAYFADFDTRHGELLAGQAAGRDHLHLIIGGDGEVLGRINLIDVEDGSAELGFRVAKEAAGRGLATSAVRQVLVLAADTYGLRTLRAAATVDNTGSRTVLLRTGFLPVGETVLDGRPAIRYERDLAAVRQQPAGA, translated from the coding sequence ATGACGGAACTCCAGCGGCTCCGAGCCGAACACGCCCCGGCCCTGCTCGCGTTCGAGTGCGCCAACCGCGCCTACTTCGCGCAGTCGGTGCCCGACCGCGGGGACGCGTACTTCGCCGACTTCGACACCCGCCACGGCGAACTCCTCGCCGGGCAGGCGGCCGGCCGTGACCACCTCCACCTGATCATCGGCGGCGACGGGGAGGTGCTGGGGCGGATCAACCTGATCGACGTCGAGGACGGCTCGGCCGAACTGGGCTTCCGCGTCGCGAAGGAGGCCGCCGGCCGGGGCCTGGCCACCAGCGCCGTCCGGCAGGTCCTGGTGCTCGCCGCGGACACGTACGGGCTGCGGACCCTGCGCGCCGCGGCCACCGTCGACAACACCGGATCGCGCACGGTCCTGCTGCGCACCGGGTTCCTGCCGGTGGGGGAGACCGTCCTGGACGGCCGTCCCGCGATCCGCTACGAACGGGACCTGGCGGCGGTACGGCAGCAGCCGGCGGGTGCCTGA
- a CDS encoding cation:proton antiporter domain-containing protein: protein MSSADPLPALLVAVPAVILACQVGASVCRRFGQPPVVGEIATGILLGPSLLGWIWPEAQHALFPASVLPYTSVLGQLGLLAFMFLVGLELDLKNLRGHTRVAVAVSQAGMLLPLALGALLAIAMYDGFAPDGVGRTPFILFMAVAMSITAFPVLARILIDRGLYGTPLGALAMACAAVDDVVAWCLLALVVALSSAGSPMEAATTAGLAVAFTLFMLYAVRPLLARWAARADRAGDAAVLVALFSGLSVSALATDLIGVHALFGAFLFGVITPRTGGRIEVSAARLRAFTVPVLLPLFFVHTGLRTDIGGLTASPELWLWTAAILAVAFLGKWGGASGAARACGRPWREALSIGALMNCRGLTELVVLNVGLELGVIGPQLFTMLVLMALVTTAITSPALTRLRAKEVPGPDGALAPPEGALSRP from the coding sequence GTGTCGTCCGCTGATCCGCTGCCCGCCCTGCTGGTCGCCGTCCCGGCGGTGATCCTCGCCTGCCAGGTCGGCGCCTCCGTCTGCCGCCGGTTCGGTCAGCCCCCGGTGGTGGGCGAGATCGCCACCGGCATCCTGCTGGGCCCGTCGCTGCTGGGCTGGATCTGGCCAGAGGCCCAGCACGCGCTGTTCCCGGCGTCCGTCCTGCCGTACACCTCGGTACTCGGACAACTCGGCCTGCTCGCCTTCATGTTCCTGGTCGGTCTGGAGCTCGACCTGAAGAACCTGCGCGGCCACACCCGCGTCGCCGTCGCGGTGAGCCAGGCCGGGATGCTCCTGCCGCTGGCCCTGGGCGCGCTCCTCGCGATAGCCATGTACGACGGCTTCGCCCCGGACGGCGTGGGCCGGACGCCGTTCATCCTGTTCATGGCGGTGGCCATGAGCATCACGGCTTTCCCGGTGCTGGCCCGGATCCTCATCGACCGGGGCCTGTACGGGACCCCGCTCGGGGCGCTCGCCATGGCCTGTGCGGCCGTGGACGACGTCGTGGCGTGGTGCCTGCTGGCCCTGGTGGTGGCCCTGTCCTCGGCCGGGTCCCCGATGGAGGCGGCCACCACGGCCGGGCTCGCCGTGGCCTTCACGCTGTTCATGCTGTACGCGGTACGGCCGCTGCTGGCCCGCTGGGCGGCCCGCGCCGACCGGGCCGGGGACGCGGCGGTCCTGGTGGCGCTCTTCAGCGGGCTGAGCGTGTCCGCGCTGGCCACCGACCTGATCGGCGTGCACGCGCTGTTCGGCGCGTTCCTGTTCGGCGTGATCACCCCGCGCACCGGAGGGCGCATCGAGGTCTCGGCGGCCCGGCTGCGCGCCTTCACCGTGCCCGTGCTGCTGCCGCTGTTCTTCGTGCACACGGGCCTGCGCACCGACATCGGGGGCCTGACGGCCTCGCCCGAGCTGTGGCTCTGGACGGCCGCGATCCTGGCGGTCGCCTTCCTCGGCAAGTGGGGCGGCGCCTCGGGCGCGGCGCGCGCCTGCGGAAGACCGTGGCGGGAGGCCCTGTCGATCGGCGCCCTGATGAACTGCCGGGGGCTGACCGAGCTGGTGGTGCTCAACGTCGGACTGGAACTGGGCGTCATCGGGCCGCAGTTGTTCACCATGCTCGTGCTGATGGCACTGGTGACGACGGCGATCACCAGCCCGGCGCTGACCCGGCTGCGCGCCAAGGAGGTGCCTGGGCCGGACGGGGCGCTGGCCCCGCCCGAGGGCGCGCTCTCCCGCCCCTGA
- a CDS encoding flavin reductase family protein, whose translation MPHRSAHHPAAPDESARDRRADLRPFMAAFPSGVSIVTTLDSDTVPHGLTCSSVASVALDPPTLVVCVRAASPTLAVILDQGAFALNLLHERARGASDLFASGAPDRFERVEWRLPLGAGGPHLTADAHAVADCAVVRTVGFGDHTAVFAEVHRVTVREDPQPLLYGLRRYAQWSQAAAVPPPAAHLDPSAALRPGAPEGDARVVR comes from the coding sequence ATGCCCCACCGCTCCGCGCACCATCCCGCCGCGCCGGACGAGTCGGCAAGAGACCGCCGCGCGGACCTCCGGCCCTTCATGGCCGCCTTCCCCAGCGGGGTGTCCATCGTCACCACCCTGGATTCGGACACCGTGCCCCATGGCCTGACATGCAGTTCCGTCGCGAGCGTCGCACTCGATCCGCCCACGCTGGTGGTGTGCGTACGGGCGGCGAGCCCGACGCTCGCGGTGATCCTCGACCAGGGGGCCTTCGCCCTCAACCTGCTGCACGAGCGGGCCCGCGGCGCCTCCGACCTGTTCGCCTCCGGCGCGCCCGACCGCTTCGAACGCGTCGAGTGGCGGCTGCCGCTGGGAGCGGGCGGGCCGCACCTGACCGCGGACGCGCACGCCGTCGCGGACTGCGCCGTGGTCAGGACCGTCGGCTTCGGGGACCACACGGCCGTGTTCGCCGAGGTCCACCGGGTGACCGTACGGGAGGATCCGCAGCCCCTGCTGTACGGCCTGCGCCGTTACGCCCAGTGGTCGCAGGCGGCCGCCGTCCCGCCGCCGGCCGCCCACCTCGACCCGTCCGCCGCCCTGCGCCCCGGAGCCCCCGAAGGAGACGCCCGTGTCGTCCGCTGA
- a CDS encoding tryptophan halogenase family protein — translation MTSTDTRLQKVVILGGGTAGWMTAAYLGKALQGTVDITVLEAPTIPRIGVGEATVPNLQRSFFDYLGIAEDEWMRECNASFKMAVRFVNWRTDGQGESTARELPGGGPDHFYHPFGLLPDYDQTPLSHYWFKRKYEGRTTEPFDYACFREPPVMDAMKAPRWLDGRPATRYAWHFDAQLVADFLRRFATEKQGVGHVQDEMVRVEQDSRGYVTTLHTKGGLALDADLFVDCSGFRGLLINQAMQEPFIDMSDHLLCDSAVATAVPHDDEAGGVEPYTSAIAMSSGWAWKIPMLGRFGTGYVYSSKFTDQDTATREFADMWGLDVEETKFNHIRFRVGRNRRAWVKNVVSIGLSSCFLEPLESTGIYFITAAIYQLAKHFPDKTFNEGLVDSFNHEIEVMFDDTRDFIQAHFFYAPRNDTPFWQANKKLVLPDNIKQKISAYKAGLPINSPITDESTYYGNFEAEFRNFWTNGSYYCIFAGLGLEPDAPLPTLAHRPESVAGAEPLFDTVKRQQQNLLETLPSAYDYLRQLHGA, via the coding sequence ATGACCAGCACCGACACCCGGCTTCAGAAGGTCGTCATCCTGGGAGGCGGCACGGCCGGCTGGATGACGGCCGCGTATCTCGGCAAGGCGCTCCAGGGAACGGTCGACATCACCGTGCTCGAGGCGCCGACGATCCCCCGCATCGGGGTCGGCGAGGCCACCGTGCCCAATCTCCAGCGTTCGTTCTTCGACTACCTGGGGATCGCCGAGGACGAGTGGATGCGGGAGTGCAACGCCAGCTTCAAGATGGCCGTGCGCTTCGTGAACTGGCGCACCGACGGGCAGGGCGAGTCGACGGCCCGGGAGCTCCCGGGCGGCGGCCCGGACCACTTCTACCACCCCTTCGGGCTGCTGCCGGACTACGACCAGACGCCGCTGTCGCACTACTGGTTCAAGCGCAAGTACGAGGGCCGCACCACCGAGCCGTTCGACTACGCCTGCTTCCGCGAGCCCCCCGTGATGGACGCGATGAAGGCCCCGCGCTGGCTCGACGGCCGCCCGGCGACCCGGTACGCCTGGCACTTCGACGCCCAGCTGGTGGCCGACTTCCTGCGCCGCTTCGCCACCGAGAAGCAGGGCGTGGGCCACGTGCAGGACGAGATGGTCCGGGTCGAGCAGGACTCCCGCGGGTACGTCACGACGCTGCACACCAAGGGCGGGCTGGCGCTGGACGCCGACCTGTTCGTGGACTGCTCGGGCTTCCGCGGGCTGCTGATCAACCAGGCGATGCAGGAGCCGTTCATCGACATGAGCGACCACCTGCTGTGCGACAGCGCGGTGGCCACGGCCGTCCCGCACGACGACGAGGCGGGCGGGGTGGAGCCGTACACCTCGGCGATCGCCATGTCGTCGGGCTGGGCCTGGAAGATCCCCATGCTGGGCCGCTTCGGCACCGGCTACGTGTACTCCAGCAAGTTCACCGACCAGGACACCGCCACCCGCGAGTTCGCGGACATGTGGGGCCTGGACGTGGAGGAGACGAAGTTCAACCACATTCGCTTCCGCGTCGGCCGCAACCGCCGCGCGTGGGTGAAGAATGTCGTCAGCATCGGCCTGTCGTCCTGCTTCCTGGAGCCGCTGGAGTCGACCGGCATCTACTTCATCACGGCCGCGATCTACCAGTTGGCCAAGCACTTCCCGGACAAGACCTTCAACGAGGGTCTGGTCGACAGCTTCAACCACGAGATCGAGGTGATGTTCGACGACACCCGCGACTTCATCCAGGCGCACTTCTTCTACGCGCCGCGCAACGACACCCCGTTCTGGCAGGCCAACAAGAAGCTGGTCCTCCCCGACAACATCAAGCAGAAGATCTCCGCCTACAAGGCCGGCCTGCCCATCAACTCCCCGATCACCGACGAGTCCACGTACTACGGCAACTTCGAGGCGGAGTTCCGCAACTTCTGGACCAACGGCAGCTACTACTGCATCTTCGCCGGCCTCGGTCTGGAGCCGGACGCCCCGCTGCCCACCCTCGCGCACCGGCCCGAATCGGTGGCCGGCGCCGAACCCCTCTTCGACACCGTCAAGCGCCAGCAGCAGAACCTGCTGGAGACCCTCCCCAGCGCGTACGACTACCTGCGCCAACTGCACGGCGCGTAA
- a CDS encoding AfsR/SARP family transcriptional regulator, producing the protein MTTAATETAGPAVRVRFLGDFELTVNGTPVRRWRAGKARGLFQYLVVHRGQMLTRDRLYESLWPGTDSTAGSSLKVAAHALRRVLDAHPDRPGDSGIQLVYRDFGYVLHVAGLWSDLDRFQELVHAGLRAATAGDTALARTRLRAAIALYGGEFLRGESADWVVEQREYLRALVLRALGVLRADAEDREDFVELIELCKRTLEIDRHHEETYRALMAAHGRRGELACVRRWYELCARRMREELAVAPGHETQRLLRTLIPAAARGAAPAQAPASVGGAPAAVRALRPAGRQPGTPPWSAEVRNPALARPVRRARPDNRAPAVLARTADPATA; encoded by the coding sequence ATGACCACCGCAGCGACCGAGACAGCGGGGCCGGCGGTACGCGTCCGCTTCCTGGGCGATTTCGAGCTGACCGTGAACGGCACCCCCGTACGCCGCTGGCGGGCCGGCAAGGCCCGCGGCCTCTTCCAGTACCTCGTGGTCCACCGCGGCCAGATGCTCACCCGAGACCGGCTCTACGAGTCCCTGTGGCCCGGCACCGACAGCACCGCGGGCAGCTCGCTCAAGGTCGCCGCCCACGCCCTGCGCCGGGTGCTCGACGCCCACCCCGACCGCCCCGGGGACTCCGGGATCCAGCTGGTCTACCGCGACTTCGGCTACGTCCTGCACGTCGCCGGCCTGTGGTCCGACCTCGACCGCTTCCAGGAGCTCGTGCACGCCGGCCTGCGGGCCGCCACCGCCGGCGATACCGCGCTCGCCCGGACCCGGCTGCGGGCGGCGATCGCCCTGTACGGCGGCGAGTTCCTGCGCGGCGAGAGCGCCGACTGGGTCGTCGAACAGCGCGAGTACCTCAGGGCGCTGGTCCTGCGGGCCCTGGGCGTGCTGCGCGCCGACGCCGAGGACCGCGAGGACTTCGTGGAGCTGATCGAGCTCTGCAAGCGCACGCTGGAGATCGACCGCCACCACGAGGAGACCTACCGCGCGCTGATGGCCGCACACGGCCGCCGCGGCGAACTGGCCTGCGTACGCCGCTGGTACGAGCTGTGCGCCCGCCGGATGCGCGAGGAGCTGGCCGTGGCGCCCGGCCACGAGACCCAGCGGCTGCTGCGCACCCTGATCCCGGCCGCCGCCCGAGGCGCCGCTCCCGCTCAGGCCCCGGCCTCCGTCGGCGGCGCCCCCGCCGCGGTCCGCGCGCTGCGGCCCGCCGGACGCCAGCCCGGAACACCTCCGTGGAGCGCGGAGGTCCGCAACCCCGCCCTGGCCCGCCCCGTCCGCAGGGCCAGGCCCGACAACCGGGCCCCGGCCGTCCTGGCCCGCACCGCCGACCCCGCGACCGCGTGA
- a CDS encoding aldehyde dehydrogenase family protein, whose protein sequence is MPPRYTDQWIGGAWVASEAEGRLVVTDPSTELALATVPAGTARDADLAARAAAAAFEGWAATPLRERAALLRRVVEAMEVRAERFAEVITAEVGAPARMARHTHVGLSLGMAAHCVETAASYAFEERVGHSLVVREAAGVAACITPWNTPLLLTVQKILPALAAGCTVVHKPSEITPLHARLLAEAIAEADLPPGVFNMVVGTGDTVGTALVTHPLVDVVSLTGSTRAGRDVSALGADRVKRVHLELGGKNASLVLDDADLAPAVAATVDQMLFNTGQTCLQWSRLLVPRERQDEAVDLAVRAMEGYVTGDPRDPATDLGPLVSAAAHARVTGYVRRGVEEGGARLVHGGPDRPAGLDTGYYVRPTVFADVDPLTTIAQEEIFGPVLSVIPYDDEEHAVRIVNGTRYGLHGAVWSGDDARAEKAARRFRSGLVDVNGGQFNPAAPFGGFKQSGIGRECGTAGLEAFLETKSMQLPQGAGGQVVGPRLRATEAARPADTERNDG, encoded by the coding sequence CTGCCGCCCCGTTACACCGACCAGTGGATCGGCGGCGCCTGGGTCGCCTCCGAGGCCGAGGGCCGCCTCGTCGTGACCGACCCCTCCACCGAGCTCGCCCTGGCCACCGTGCCCGCCGGCACCGCCCGGGACGCCGACCTCGCGGCCCGTGCCGCCGCAGCGGCCTTCGAGGGCTGGGCGGCCACCCCGCTGCGCGAACGGGCCGCTCTGCTGCGCAGGGTCGTCGAGGCCATGGAGGTCCGGGCCGAACGCTTCGCCGAGGTGATCACCGCCGAGGTCGGCGCGCCCGCCCGGATGGCCCGCCACACCCACGTCGGACTGTCCCTCGGCATGGCCGCGCACTGCGTCGAGACCGCCGCCTCCTACGCCTTCGAGGAGCGGGTGGGCCACTCGCTCGTCGTGCGCGAGGCCGCCGGAGTGGCCGCCTGCATCACCCCGTGGAACACCCCGCTGCTGCTCACCGTGCAGAAGATCCTCCCGGCGCTCGCGGCCGGCTGCACCGTCGTGCACAAGCCGAGCGAGATCACCCCGCTGCACGCCCGGCTGCTCGCCGAGGCGATCGCCGAGGCCGACCTGCCGCCCGGCGTCTTCAACATGGTCGTCGGCACCGGCGACACCGTCGGCACGGCACTGGTCACCCACCCGCTGGTCGACGTGGTCTCCCTGACCGGCTCCACCCGGGCCGGACGCGACGTTTCCGCGCTCGGCGCCGACCGCGTCAAGCGCGTCCACCTCGAACTCGGCGGCAAGAACGCCAGTCTCGTCCTCGACGACGCCGACCTGGCCCCGGCCGTCGCCGCCACCGTCGACCAGATGCTCTTCAACACCGGCCAGACATGCCTGCAGTGGAGCCGGCTGCTGGTGCCGCGCGAGCGCCAGGACGAGGCCGTGGACCTCGCCGTCCGGGCCATGGAGGGCTACGTCACCGGGGATCCGCGCGATCCCGCGACCGACCTCGGCCCGCTGGTGTCCGCGGCCGCGCACGCCCGCGTCACGGGATACGTCCGCCGCGGCGTCGAGGAGGGCGGAGCCCGCCTGGTCCACGGCGGCCCCGACCGGCCCGCCGGCCTGGACACCGGCTACTACGTCCGGCCGACGGTCTTCGCCGACGTCGACCCGCTCACCACGATCGCCCAGGAGGAGATCTTCGGACCGGTGCTGTCCGTCATCCCCTACGACGACGAGGAGCACGCCGTCCGGATCGTCAACGGCACCCGCTACGGGCTGCACGGCGCGGTCTGGTCGGGCGACGACGCCCGCGCCGAGAAGGCGGCGCGCCGCTTCCGCTCCGGCCTGGTCGACGTGAACGGCGGCCAGTTCAACCCGGCCGCGCCGTTCGGCGGGTTCAAGCAGTCCGGGATCGGGCGCGAGTGCGGCACGGCCGGGCTGGAGGCCTTCCTGGAGACCAAGTCGATGCAGCTCCCGCAGGGCGCGGGGGGCCAGGTGGTCGGCCCGCGGCTGCGGGCCACCGAGGCAGCCCGCCCCGCGGACACCGAGAGGAACGACGGATGA
- a CDS encoding non-ribosomal peptide synthetase: MTEPHAGPAGADAPGGLPPLFARLERWTREQPNETAVKAVDGNLTYAALTARTARYAAALARAGVGPETSVGLLLGRSRESVPALLAVWSLGGTAVPLDPGHPVERLGGILRDAGAAVLVATAVPAGLEAGGTVLLTPREVRRGAPGALAVSPPAPDSCAYLIYTSGTTGRPKGVEVTYRGLDTFVEALRGLGLPAGGLGLNAVSPAFDGWLWCTLLYLVHGQGVALTDLSLDGLRQAAAEGREPLPAGLRTVSLTPSLLAAHGAGLDSAEVVVVAGEACPAALAERFAQGRRLLNVYGPTEVTIAATWADSRRGDDVTSIGRPLPGYRAYVLDEELRPVAAGTEGELYLGGPAVARGYRGRPGLTASRFLPDPFQGGGTRMYRTGDVVIRRDGGELEYRGRRDDQVKIRGHRIELGEVERVAAELPEVVAAACCPLAPGQTLGLAVVAAPGVADPAGLATRVVERCRKQLPAAAVPGTVRVLDRIPTLTTGKADRAALARALEEPERGDGPGAAGGGAVSASERTVMTVWAEVLATEVPGPESDFFDLGGHSLAAARVVSELRRTTGLRVGLGALLARPTVADVAAEIDRLAAEQGAPAADAAGAAEGA; the protein is encoded by the coding sequence ATGACCGAGCCCCATGCCGGGCCGGCCGGGGCGGACGCCCCGGGCGGGCTCCCGCCGCTGTTCGCCCGCCTGGAACGGTGGACCCGCGAACAGCCGAACGAGACCGCGGTCAAGGCCGTGGACGGCAACCTCACCTACGCGGCGCTGACCGCCCGCACCGCCCGGTACGCAGCCGCCCTCGCCCGCGCCGGAGTCGGCCCGGAGACCTCGGTCGGGCTCCTGCTGGGCAGGTCCCGGGAGAGCGTGCCCGCCCTGCTCGCCGTCTGGAGCCTGGGCGGGACCGCCGTACCGCTGGACCCCGGGCACCCCGTGGAACGCCTCGGCGGCATCCTGCGCGACGCCGGGGCCGCCGTCCTCGTCGCCACCGCGGTGCCCGCCGGCCTGGAAGCGGGCGGGACCGTCCTCCTGACCCCCCGCGAGGTCCGCCGCGGCGCCCCCGGGGCGCTCGCCGTGTCCCCGCCCGCCCCCGACAGCTGCGCCTACCTCATCTACACCTCCGGAACCACCGGCCGCCCCAAGGGCGTCGAGGTCACCTACCGCGGCCTGGACACCTTCGTCGAGGCCCTCCGCGGACTCGGCCTGCCCGCCGGCGGACTCGGACTCAACGCCGTCTCGCCGGCCTTCGACGGGTGGCTCTGGTGCACCCTGCTCTACCTCGTCCACGGCCAGGGAGTGGCCCTCACCGACCTCTCCCTCGACGGACTGCGCCAGGCCGCCGCGGAGGGCCGCGAGCCGCTGCCCGCCGGACTGCGCACGGTCTCCCTCACGCCGTCGCTCCTCGCCGCCCACGGCGCGGGACTCGACTCCGCCGAGGTGGTCGTCGTCGCCGGGGAGGCCTGCCCGGCCGCCCTGGCCGAGCGGTTCGCCCAGGGCCGGCGGCTGCTCAACGTGTACGGGCCGACGGAGGTGACCATCGCCGCCACCTGGGCCGACAGCCGACGAGGGGACGACGTGACCAGCATCGGACGACCGCTGCCCGGCTACCGGGCGTACGTGCTGGACGAGGAGCTGCGGCCGGTGGCCGCGGGCACCGAGGGCGAGCTCTACCTCGGCGGGCCCGCCGTCGCCCGCGGCTACCGGGGCCGCCCCGGACTCACCGCGAGCCGCTTCCTGCCCGACCCGTTCCAGGGCGGCGGCACCCGGATGTACCGCACCGGCGACGTGGTGATCCGCCGCGACGGCGGCGAACTGGAGTACCGGGGCCGCCGGGACGACCAGGTGAAGATCCGCGGCCACCGCATCGAGCTCGGCGAGGTGGAGCGCGTCGCCGCCGAACTCCCCGAGGTCGTCGCCGCCGCCTGCTGTCCGCTGGCCCCGGGCCAGACCCTCGGCCTCGCGGTCGTCGCGGCGCCCGGCGTCGCCGACCCGGCCGGGCTCGCCACCCGGGTCGTGGAGCGCTGCCGCAAGCAGCTCCCCGCCGCGGCGGTACCGGGCACCGTGCGGGTACTGGACCGGATCCCGACCCTGACCACCGGAAAGGCCGACCGCGCGGCGCTGGCCCGGGCCCTGGAGGAGCCGGAACGCGGCGACGGACCCGGCGCGGCCGGGGGCGGCGCGGTGAGCGCGAGCGAGCGCACCGTGATGACCGTGTGGGCGGAGGTGCTCGCCACCGAGGTCCCCGGCCCCGAGTCGGACTTCTTCGACCTGGGCGGTCACTCCCTGGCCGCCGCCCGCGTGGTCTCGGAGCTGCGCCGCACCACCGGACTGCGCGTCGGCCTGGGCGCGCTGCTGGCCCGGCCGACGGTCGCCGACGTGGCCGCCGAGATCGACCGGCTCGCGGCCGAACAGGGCGCGCCCGCAGCCGACGCGGCCGGCGCCGCCGAAGGGGCGTAG
- a CDS encoding thioesterase II family protein gives MGTWISTWTADPAEPALPVLLCLPPAGAGCQQFRAWQPALEGTAQVYGVQLPGRENRWREPMPDTFDEAVEAIAAELVSTVGNRPLIVFGHSFGGLLGYEVSRRVTPRALVVSGCRAPGHWTGAGRGIVDDGEELDKLFDTADLDPRLLDEDTRALMVGMLRKDAQLSLSYVHKPGTRLSVPVHAWGADGDETVSAADLDGWAAVTTAGFARHTTTGGHHAVLRRPQPVLDHLSALLRGEGASLTPTA, from the coding sequence ATGGGCACCTGGATCTCCACCTGGACGGCGGACCCCGCCGAACCGGCCCTGCCCGTGCTGCTGTGCCTCCCCCCGGCGGGGGCCGGCTGCCAGCAGTTCCGCGCCTGGCAGCCCGCGCTGGAAGGCACCGCGCAGGTGTACGGCGTACAGCTGCCGGGCCGGGAGAACCGCTGGCGCGAGCCCATGCCGGACACCTTCGATGAGGCCGTCGAGGCCATCGCGGCCGAACTGGTGTCCACCGTCGGGAACCGGCCGCTGATCGTCTTCGGCCACAGCTTCGGCGGCCTCCTCGGCTACGAGGTCTCCCGCCGGGTCACCCCGCGCGCCCTCGTGGTCAGCGGCTGCCGGGCCCCCGGCCACTGGACCGGAGCCGGCCGCGGCATCGTCGACGACGGAGAGGAACTGGACAAGCTCTTCGACACGGCCGACCTCGACCCCCGCCTGCTCGACGAGGACACCCGGGCCCTGATGGTCGGGATGCTCCGCAAGGACGCCCAGCTGTCCCTGAGCTACGTCCACAAGCCGGGCACCCGCCTCTCCGTACCCGTGCACGCCTGGGGCGCCGACGGCGACGAGACCGTCAGCGCGGCCGACCTGGACGGCTGGGCGGCGGTCACCACCGCCGGCTTCGCCCGGCACACCACCACCGGCGGACACCACGCCGTGCTGCGCCGCCCGCAGCCCGTACTGGACCACCTGAGCGCCCTGCTGCGGGGCGAGGGAGCGTCCCTCACCCCGACCGCCTGA
- a CDS encoding MbtH family protein — MGPSPEDTVPTTHQVLVNHEGQYALYPATRETPDGWTPAGFDGTEDECAAFVDAHWPDIRPLSLRGA, encoded by the coding sequence ATCGGCCCGAGCCCGGAGGACACCGTGCCCACCACCCACCAGGTCCTCGTGAACCACGAGGGGCAGTACGCGCTGTATCCCGCCACGCGCGAGACGCCCGACGGCTGGACGCCGGCCGGCTTCGACGGCACCGAGGACGAATGCGCCGCCTTCGTCGACGCCCACTGGCCCGACATCCGCCCGCTCAGCCTGCGAGGAGCCTGA